In the genome of Mesorhizobium shangrilense, one region contains:
- a CDS encoding DUF982 domain-containing protein, which produces MTVSQPYVFSGIPIETSDGNVSIVCTLPQMADVLANDWPSDGPMFLAALAALVGERVGRCSTRDVHRAFIAAALEADCLPDSYMKN; this is translated from the coding sequence GTGACAGTCAGCCAACCCTATGTGTTTTCAGGGATCCCCATCGAAACCAGTGACGGCAATGTTTCGATTGTCTGTACACTTCCTCAAATGGCCGACGTCCTGGCCAACGACTGGCCATCCGATGGCCCGATGTTTTTGGCCGCGCTCGCTGCCTTGGTGGGAGAAAGGGTGGGGCGTTGCAGCACGAGGGACGTCCACCGAGCCTTCATTGCAGCGGCGCTCGAAGCAGATTGTCTGCCTGATAGCTACATGAAGAATTGA
- a CDS encoding outer membrane protein, producing the protein MNGAEALPVAATYNWSGGYVGAQIGYAWGRSVFSTPNDDETGRFDPDSVIGGLYLGYNHQINGGPWVVGVDGDLTFGGEHKAHKWSWSGDGVYDPDHVTIGQIDYAVALRARVGYAVDRWLPYVAGGVSTARFAFALDHDGTENWDFQQKQTLTGWNIGVGVEYAATDNLVVRAEYRYTDFGSKNYYDANWDGESKINLSSNDLRLGVAYKF; encoded by the coding sequence GTGAACGGCGCCGAAGCGCTGCCGGTCGCCGCGACCTACAATTGGTCGGGAGGCTATGTTGGCGCGCAAATCGGCTATGCTTGGGGACGGTCAGTTTTTTCGACACCCAATGATGACGAAACAGGCCGATTTGATCCCGACTCCGTGATCGGCGGTCTCTATCTGGGTTACAATCACCAGATCAATGGCGGCCCTTGGGTGGTTGGCGTCGACGGTGACCTGACCTTCGGTGGCGAGCACAAGGCACACAAGTGGTCTTGGAGCGGCGACGGCGTTTACGATCCGGATCACGTGACTATCGGCCAGATCGACTATGCGGTAGCGCTGCGTGCCCGTGTTGGGTATGCCGTGGATCGCTGGCTGCCCTATGTCGCCGGAGGTGTTTCGACCGCGCGGTTCGCCTTTGCTCTCGATCACGACGGGACTGAGAATTGGGATTTTCAGCAAAAGCAGACGCTGACCGGTTGGAATATCGGCGTCGGCGTTGAATATGCTGCAACCGACAACCTCGTCGTGCGCGCCGAATACCGATACACGGATTTCGGATCAAAGAATTATTACGATGCCAATTGGGACGGCGAGAGCAAGATCAATCTGTCCTCCAACGATCTCCGTCTTGGGGTCGCCTACAAATTCTGA
- the recQ gene encoding DNA helicase RecQ — translation MLGLKKTTPEDPKRRVLKDVFGFDDFRPGQADVMEALLSGRHVLAVMPTGAGKSLCYQVPALVLGGLAIVVSPLVALMQDQVAALRLAGVAADTINSSIDREANIAAWRRVASGQTRLLYLAPERLMTERMLDALARLDVRLIAIDEAHCISQWGPAFRPEYEDLSRLRGIFPKVPIIAVTATADESTRSDIEARLFAERVETLVLGFDRPNIKLAIESKQDSKRQLLRFIERHPGRSGIIYCLSRKKTEEMAAFLEKNGVRALAYHAGMSKEARDANQNSFMTLSGVVMVATIAFGMGIDKPDVAYVFHTDMPGSLEAYYQEIGRAGRDGREAEAHMLFGLGDIRMRRLFIDDENASEEHKRRSHRRLDTLIGYCETAQCRRQVLLGYFGEEAEPCGNCDNCLDQAPRADGGAEARIILAAMAETGERFGAGHVIDVLLGHETEKVQARGHQRLASFGSGVAHKKDFWLSLIRQLVANGFLAPDPNGHGGLAIAEKGHALRRGEMPFRYRVEVRSRALRKMRGQEALASAEGLDASLLAALKALRLRLAKERQVPAYVVFSDRTLIDMAERCPRDLDAFAEVNGVGAAKLKEFGPIFLEAINAHR, via the coding sequence ATGCTGGGATTGAAAAAGACCACCCCGGAGGATCCCAAGCGGCGTGTCCTGAAGGACGTGTTCGGCTTCGATGATTTTCGCCCCGGCCAGGCAGATGTCATGGAGGCGCTGCTCAGCGGGCGCCATGTGCTGGCCGTCATGCCGACGGGTGCGGGCAAATCGCTCTGTTACCAGGTTCCGGCGCTGGTTCTGGGCGGGCTTGCCATCGTTGTTTCGCCGCTGGTGGCGCTGATGCAGGATCAGGTCGCCGCCTTGCGCCTTGCCGGCGTGGCCGCCGACACCATCAATTCCTCGATCGACCGCGAGGCCAATATAGCTGCCTGGCGTCGCGTGGCCTCGGGCCAGACGCGCCTGCTCTATCTCGCGCCGGAGCGATTGATGACCGAGCGCATGCTCGACGCGCTCGCCAGGCTCGATGTCCGCCTGATCGCCATCGACGAGGCGCATTGCATCTCGCAATGGGGCCCGGCGTTCCGGCCTGAGTATGAAGACTTGTCGCGGCTGCGCGGCATTTTCCCGAAGGTGCCGATCATCGCGGTGACGGCGACAGCGGATGAGAGTACGCGCAGCGACATCGAGGCACGGCTGTTCGCCGAGCGGGTCGAAACGCTGGTGCTGGGTTTCGACCGGCCCAACATCAAGCTTGCCATCGAGTCCAAGCAGGACAGCAAGCGGCAGTTGCTTCGCTTTATCGAGCGCCATCCCGGCCGTAGCGGCATCATCTACTGCCTGTCGCGCAAGAAGACGGAGGAGATGGCGGCCTTCCTCGAGAAGAACGGCGTGCGCGCTCTCGCCTATCATGCCGGCATGAGCAAGGAGGCGCGAGACGCCAACCAGAACAGCTTCATGACGCTCTCCGGCGTCGTCATGGTGGCGACCATCGCCTTCGGCATGGGCATCGACAAACCGGATGTCGCCTATGTCTTCCATACCGATATGCCGGGCAGCCTGGAGGCCTACTATCAGGAAATCGGTCGTGCCGGCCGCGACGGGCGGGAGGCCGAGGCGCACATGCTGTTTGGCCTTGGCGATATCCGCATGCGCCGGCTGTTCATCGACGACGAGAACGCGTCGGAAGAGCACAAAAGACGCTCGCATCGCCGGCTCGACACGCTGATCGGCTATTGCGAGACGGCGCAATGCCGCCGCCAGGTGCTGCTTGGCTATTTCGGCGAAGAGGCTGAGCCTTGCGGCAATTGCGACAACTGCCTCGATCAGGCGCCGCGCGCCGATGGCGGGGCGGAGGCGCGGATCATCCTGGCGGCGATGGCCGAGACCGGTGAACGTTTTGGCGCGGGCCATGTCATCGACGTCCTGCTTGGCCATGAAACCGAGAAGGTGCAGGCCCGGGGCCACCAGAGGCTCGCCAGCTTCGGGAGTGGTGTCGCGCACAAGAAGGATTTCTGGCTGTCGCTGATCCGTCAGCTCGTGGCGAACGGTTTCCTGGCGCCGGATCCGAACGGCCATGGCGGCCTCGCCATCGCCGAAAAGGGCCATGCGCTGCGCCGAGGCGAGATGCCGTTCCGCTACCGTGTCGAGGTGCGCAGCCGCGCCTTGCGCAAGATGCGTGGCCAGGAGGCTCTCGCCAGCGCGGAAGGCCTGGATGCTTCGCTGCTGGCCGCGCTCAAGGCATTGCGGCTGCGTCTCGCCAAGGAGCGCCAGGTGCCGGCCTATGTGGTGTTCTCCGACCGCACCCTGATCGACATGGCCGAACGCTGCCCGCGCGACCTCGACGCCTTCGCAGAAGTGAACGGTGTCGGTGCCGCGAAGCTCAAGGAGTTCGGTCCGATATTCCTCGAGGCGATCAACGCGCACCGATAG
- a CDS encoding coniferyl aldehyde dehydrogenase — translation MLQTRQNALRGRFASQRAAFEAQPFPDLGVRKDRLKRLLALTEKHEADICAAIDADFGGRSAHETRLAELFVVRAGIRHALSHLKGWMRERRVATTLPFLPGKNCLMPQPLGVVGVVSPWNYPFQLAVAPATAALAAGNRVLIKPSELTPAFSTLLARLAGEHFAPDEASVVTGDAEMGKAFVSLPFDHLLFTGSTAVGRQVAMAAAANLTPVTLELGGKSPAIFDPSCDLDAAVSGVAYGKLLNAGQTCIAPDYLLVPKGQAGEVAAKLAAAMARLYPTLRDNPDYTAIISDRHHQRLSGMVAEARDAGADIVEINPAGENFDATRKIPPTLVSNADPNLRLMREEIFGPVLPILEYAEIGDAIDHVNRADRPLALYWFGNDRGNRQRILRETIAGGVTINDCMLHLVQENQPFGGVGASGMGAYHGEWGFRTFSKEKPVFLQSRLSAGSLLRPPYGKTFERLYRLLNLIT, via the coding sequence ATGCTGCAGACCAGACAAAATGCCTTGCGCGGACGGTTTGCATCGCAGCGCGCCGCCTTCGAGGCGCAGCCCTTTCCGGACCTTGGTGTGCGAAAGGACCGCCTCAAGCGCCTTCTCGCGCTCACTGAAAAGCACGAGGCCGACATCTGTGCCGCGATCGACGCCGACTTTGGCGGCCGCTCGGCGCATGAGACACGTCTTGCCGAACTGTTCGTCGTGCGCGCCGGCATCCGCCACGCGCTGTCCCATCTGAAAGGCTGGATGCGGGAACGTCGTGTCGCCACCACCCTGCCGTTCCTGCCGGGGAAAAATTGCCTCATGCCGCAACCGCTCGGTGTTGTCGGCGTCGTCTCGCCCTGGAATTATCCCTTCCAACTGGCCGTCGCGCCGGCAACGGCAGCGCTTGCCGCCGGCAACCGCGTGCTCATCAAACCCTCTGAACTGACACCTGCTTTCTCCACGCTGCTGGCCCGACTGGCCGGCGAGCATTTCGCTCCGGACGAAGCGAGTGTCGTCACCGGCGATGCCGAGATGGGAAAGGCATTCGTGTCACTGCCTTTCGATCATCTGCTGTTCACCGGCTCGACCGCCGTCGGCCGCCAGGTCGCGATGGCTGCCGCCGCCAACCTGACCCCGGTCACGCTCGAACTCGGCGGCAAGTCGCCGGCGATCTTCGATCCGTCATGCGACCTCGATGCGGCGGTATCCGGCGTCGCCTATGGCAAGCTGCTCAACGCCGGCCAGACCTGCATCGCACCGGACTATCTGCTGGTGCCGAAGGGACAGGCAGGCGAGGTCGCGGCAAAGCTTGCGGCCGCCATGGCACGGCTCTATCCGACCTTGCGGGACAATCCCGACTATACCGCCATCATCAGCGACCGGCACCATCAGCGCCTGAGCGGCATGGTCGCCGAGGCCCGCGATGCCGGCGCCGATATCGTCGAAATCAACCCGGCCGGCGAGAATTTCGACGCAACCCGCAAGATCCCACCAACGCTGGTCAGCAACGCCGATCCTAACCTGAGGCTGATGCGCGAAGAAATCTTCGGCCCGGTGCTGCCGATCCTCGAATACGCCGAAATCGGCGATGCCATCGACCACGTGAACCGGGCCGACCGGCCGCTGGCGCTGTACTGGTTCGGAAACGATCGCGGCAACCGCCAACGCATCCTGCGCGAGACTATCGCCGGTGGCGTCACCATCAACGATTGCATGCTGCATCTGGTGCAGGAGAACCAGCCCTTTGGTGGCGTCGGCGCAAGCGGCATGGGCGCATACCATGGCGAATGGGGGTTTCGGACCTTCAGCAAGGAGAAGCCGGTTTTCCTGCAATCGCGCTTAAGCGCCGGCAGCCTTCTGCGTCCGCCCTACGGCAAGACTTTCGAGCGGCTCTATCGTTTGCTCAATCTGATCACCTGA
- a CDS encoding LacI family DNA-binding transcriptional regulator produces MSDGTEAIGNKRPTIRDVAREAGVSIGTVSAVINQRGLVAEDTKRHVLRFIAELGFEPNNAARNLKRSRISSIGFVVPDLGNPFFASIAEGIQRGIADNDILLMLCITWSKTEREEYFASILRTQRLDGVIYLSGTGLPSSSLLELAKVGSVVFVDEVLPGLDVPFVGSNNLAGARSIARHVLDYGHRKVAIIGGPPRLWTSEQRLAGFRESLASVGLDPDAAPYVAGDYTERSGYLAAAHLLAGDVAARPTAILCANDLMAIGVMRFCRESGISIPGQLSITGFDDIANAEFLMPSLTTVAQPAQEMGRAAAELLLHRKGVRPTPPVTTQFPTSVRIRNSVGSLR; encoded by the coding sequence ATGAGTGACGGAACGGAGGCCATCGGAAACAAGCGCCCGACGATCCGCGACGTGGCGCGCGAGGCTGGCGTTTCCATCGGCACGGTCAGCGCCGTTATCAACCAGCGCGGTCTCGTTGCCGAGGACACCAAGCGGCATGTGCTGCGCTTCATCGCCGAGCTCGGTTTCGAGCCCAACAACGCGGCGCGCAACCTCAAGCGGAGCCGCATCTCCTCGATCGGCTTCGTTGTTCCGGATCTGGGCAACCCGTTCTTCGCCAGCATCGCCGAAGGCATCCAGCGCGGCATCGCCGACAACGACATATTGCTGATGCTGTGCATCACCTGGTCGAAGACGGAACGCGAAGAATATTTCGCCAGCATCCTGCGAACCCAGCGGCTCGACGGCGTCATCTATCTGAGTGGCACCGGCCTGCCGAGCTCTTCGCTGCTCGAACTGGCGAAGGTCGGATCGGTCGTCTTCGTCGATGAAGTGCTGCCGGGCCTGGATGTGCCGTTCGTCGGCAGCAACAATCTGGCCGGCGCGCGCTCGATCGCCCGCCATGTTCTAGACTACGGGCACCGCAAGGTCGCCATCATCGGCGGTCCACCGCGCCTCTGGACCAGCGAGCAACGCCTTGCCGGGTTTCGGGAATCACTGGCGTCGGTAGGCCTCGATCCCGATGCCGCACCCTATGTCGCCGGCGACTACACCGAGCGGTCCGGCTATCTCGCGGCGGCGCATCTCCTGGCCGGCGACGTGGCTGCCCGCCCCACGGCCATCCTGTGCGCCAACGACCTGATGGCCATCGGCGTCATGCGCTTTTGCCGTGAAAGCGGCATCAGCATCCCCGGACAACTCAGCATCACCGGCTTCGACGACATCGCCAACGCCGAATTCCTGATGCCGTCGCTGACCACGGTCGCGCAACCGGCGCAGGAGATGGGGCGGGCGGCGGCGGAGCTTCTGCTCCACCGCAAGGGCGTGAGACCGACGCCGCCGGTGACGACACAGTTTCCGACATCCGTCCGGATACGCAACTCGGTCGGGTCGCTCAGGTGA
- a CDS encoding ABC transporter permease, with the protein MATSRVSGSTVLQVVYPLLALVLVILVWAAAVELFQIPRYVMPSPLQVWNHIQSDWQALLNGFGITFYEFLLGFIFGASAGFVFAVLMDASSTTRGVLYPVLIASQAIPVVAISAALTIWLGFGLAPKLVIVALVVFFPVVVNVLDGLASVDRDVLNLVRSMGASKFNIFRHVKLPATYSPLFSALKLSATFSVTGAVIAEWTASTSGGLGAYLMQANSRLNTAGTFSAISFLALLGVVSFLLVVLAEYLLTPWRSSSKARPWSRTYWRDPS; encoded by the coding sequence ATGGCCACTAGTCGCGTGTCTGGCAGCACGGTCCTGCAGGTCGTCTATCCGCTCCTGGCGCTGGTGCTGGTCATCCTCGTCTGGGCGGCCGCGGTCGAACTGTTCCAGATCCCGCGCTATGTCATGCCGTCGCCGCTGCAGGTGTGGAACCACATCCAGTCCGACTGGCAGGCGCTGCTCAATGGTTTCGGCATCACTTTCTACGAGTTCCTGCTCGGCTTCATCTTTGGCGCCAGCGCGGGTTTCGTCTTTGCCGTGCTGATGGACGCGTCCAGCACCACCCGTGGCGTGCTCTATCCCGTGCTGATCGCCAGCCAGGCGATCCCGGTCGTCGCGATCTCGGCCGCGCTCACCATCTGGCTCGGCTTCGGTCTCGCGCCCAAGCTGGTCATCGTGGCGCTGGTCGTCTTCTTCCCCGTCGTGGTCAACGTGCTCGATGGTCTCGCTTCGGTCGATCGCGACGTCCTCAACCTGGTGCGGTCGATGGGCGCGTCCAAGTTCAACATCTTCCGGCATGTAAAACTGCCGGCGACCTATTCGCCGCTGTTCTCCGCCCTGAAACTGTCGGCGACATTCAGCGTGACCGGTGCGGTCATCGCCGAATGGACGGCGTCGACCAGCGGCGGGCTGGGCGCCTATCTGATGCAGGCCAATTCCCGCCTGAACACGGCAGGCACATTCTCGGCGATCAGTTTCCTGGCGTTGCTTGGCGTGGTCAGTTTCCTGCTTGTGGTGCTGGCGGAATATTTGCTAACGCCTTGGAGGTCGTCGTCGAAGGCGCGGCCCTGGTCTCGCACCTACTGGCGGGACCCGTCATAA
- a CDS encoding ABC transporter ATP-binding protein: MPENSNPKLSLKNISQIFGETQALAPTDLNVQAGEFVSVVGPSGCGKSTMFNIIAGVLKPTNGQVLIDGKDVTGRSGHVGYMLQKDLLLPWRTVIDNIVLGAILKGGASHAQRAEGVALARRYGLGDFINHYPAALSGGMRQRVALMRTLAMHHDVMLLDEPFGALDSQTRLAMQQWLLSVWGQEKRTIVFVTHDIDEAILLADRVVVMTPRPGRVREVLPVPIERPRPMSSLTSPEFSALKARILDLIYSEDAVAKTLEMEAAHGH; this comes from the coding sequence ATGCCTGAAAACTCGAACCCGAAACTGTCGCTCAAGAATATCTCGCAGATCTTCGGCGAGACACAGGCGCTCGCTCCCACCGATCTCAACGTGCAGGCCGGAGAATTCGTTTCGGTCGTCGGCCCGTCGGGCTGCGGCAAGAGCACGATGTTCAACATCATCGCCGGTGTGCTGAAGCCGACCAACGGCCAGGTCCTGATCGACGGCAAGGATGTCACGGGACGCAGCGGCCATGTCGGCTACATGCTGCAGAAGGACCTCCTGCTGCCCTGGCGCACGGTCATCGACAACATCGTGCTCGGTGCGATCCTCAAGGGTGGCGCAAGCCATGCGCAACGGGCCGAGGGCGTGGCACTCGCCCGCCGCTACGGGCTGGGCGACTTCATCAATCACTATCCCGCAGCGCTGTCCGGCGGCATGCGCCAGCGCGTTGCGCTGATGCGCACGCTTGCCATGCATCACGACGTGATGCTGCTCGACGAACCCTTCGGCGCCCTGGATTCGCAGACTCGCCTTGCCATGCAGCAATGGCTGCTGAGCGTATGGGGACAGGAAAAGCGCACCATCGTCTTCGTCACCCATGACATCGACGAGGCGATCCTGCTTGCCGACCGCGTCGTCGTGATGACGCCGCGCCCGGGACGGGTGAGGGAGGTTCTGCCGGTTCCGATCGAGCGGCCCCGGCCGATGTCCAGCCTCACCAGTCCGGAATTCAGCGCACTGAAGGCACGCATCCTCGACCTGATCTATTCCGAAGATGCGGTTGCAAAAACGCTCGAAATGGAGGCGGCCCATGGCCACTAG
- a CDS encoding M24 family metallopeptidase: MSVAASSRRVVPAWTYRPGPDVANVPPAGLARAQAIAKQAAAAGLAAARPGITEQAVDLAVSACLLSHGVENVWTITNVGLGENTRTCFPTNPPTGLAALDRDVLMVDVHPITVDGSWGDCTRCKVIGDWPEATQALRDLETLHYEILAKCRPGMAANELFGMTHERLVAEGYILLDQLANIGHSLTAGAAYLHQFIDAGNTTPMWGAWAIEPFAARGDIAVKVEDLVWFGRDNCVTL, translated from the coding sequence ATGAGTGTCGCCGCCTCTTCACGACGTGTCGTTCCGGCCTGGACCTACAGGCCGGGACCCGATGTCGCCAATGTGCCCCCTGCCGGTCTGGCCAGGGCGCAGGCGATCGCGAAGCAGGCGGCTGCCGCGGGTCTGGCGGCGGCGCGGCCGGGAATAACGGAGCAGGCGGTCGACCTGGCGGTAAGTGCCTGCCTGCTCTCGCATGGCGTCGAAAACGTCTGGACGATCACCAATGTCGGCCTGGGCGAAAACACGCGCACCTGCTTCCCGACCAATCCGCCGACAGGCCTCGCGGCACTTGATCGCGACGTGCTGATGGTCGATGTCCACCCGATTACGGTCGATGGATCGTGGGGCGACTGCACGCGCTGCAAGGTCATCGGTGATTGGCCGGAAGCCACCCAGGCGTTGCGCGATCTCGAAACACTCCACTATGAGATCCTGGCGAAGTGCCGCCCCGGCATGGCGGCTAACGAACTTTTTGGCATGACGCATGAACGGCTGGTCGCAGAGGGTTACATCCTGCTCGACCAGCTTGCCAATATCGGCCATTCGCTGACGGCCGGAGCCGCCTATCTCCACCAGTTCATCGACGCGGGAAACACGACGCCGATGTGGGGCGCCTGGGCCATCGAGCCCTTCGCCGCGCGCGGCGACATCGCCGTCAAGGTCGAGGACCTCGTGTGGTTCGGCCGTGACAACTGCGTCACGCTCTGA
- a CDS encoding ABC transporter substrate-binding protein, with protein sequence MNLTRRSFGYALAAMAAFAVAPSPSSAQSLTKLTFIQEWPTPDGFWVPWILGNKKGFYAAEGIELEIVTPPTVADTMKFLGTGRAQVAFTTVMDVIFAREQQAPVTAIARYGRGNNWGILSPEGSPLTVADLKGKTIGIYNDAWTKAQLTMMLADAKLTLDDVNTVAASDDTVPLLLQKKVEAITGITNAEGTGMATTGGQRAEFLAATKHGVPNSPIFMLAGNDDWLKANPDVAKAFLRATQKSIEYAAAHQDEAVAAFFELYSKAYDEKFITQQWKDTVPLFGEMGPDLMAHNNADWVALLDALKKFKVVSDVLEPSAYYTNQYLAQ encoded by the coding sequence ATGAACCTCACCCGCCGCAGTTTCGGCTATGCATTGGCTGCCATGGCAGCTTTCGCGGTGGCCCCATCGCCTTCATCGGCACAAAGCCTCACCAAGCTGACCTTCATCCAGGAATGGCCGACCCCGGATGGCTTCTGGGTTCCGTGGATCCTGGGAAACAAGAAGGGCTTCTACGCGGCAGAGGGCATCGAGCTTGAGATCGTCACCCCGCCGACCGTTGCCGATACGATGAAGTTCCTGGGCACCGGCCGTGCGCAGGTCGCCTTCACCACCGTGATGGACGTGATCTTCGCCAGGGAACAGCAGGCGCCGGTCACGGCGATCGCGCGTTATGGCCGTGGCAACAACTGGGGCATATTGAGCCCGGAGGGCTCACCTCTCACCGTGGCCGATCTCAAGGGCAAGACGATCGGCATCTACAATGATGCCTGGACGAAGGCGCAGCTGACCATGATGCTGGCCGATGCCAAGCTGACGCTTGACGACGTGAACACGGTCGCGGCGAGCGACGATACCGTGCCGCTGCTGCTGCAGAAGAAGGTCGAGGCGATCACCGGCATCACCAATGCCGAGGGTACCGGCATGGCCACCACTGGCGGACAGCGCGCCGAGTTCCTCGCGGCCACCAAGCATGGCGTGCCCAATTCGCCGATCTTCATGCTCGCCGGCAATGACGATTGGCTGAAGGCCAATCCGGATGTGGCCAAGGCGTTCCTGCGCGCGACCCAGAAGAGCATCGAATATGCGGCGGCCCATCAGGATGAAGCCGTCGCAGCCTTCTTCGAGCTTTATTCGAAGGCCTATGACGAGAAGTTCATCACCCAGCAATGGAAGGACACGGTTCCGCTTTTCGGCGAGATGGGGCCGGACCTGATGGCTCATAACAATGCCGACTGGGTGGCGCTGCTCGACGCGTTGAAGAAGTTCAAGGTCGTGTCGGACGTCCTCGAGCCGTCGGCTTACTATACAAACCAGTACCTCGCCCAGTAA
- a CDS encoding glutamine amidotransferase: protein MAKSNKKVLLVGETWMSSSTHFKGFDQFGSVTFHSGAEPLMKALEGSAFDLTHMPAHEAVEKMPFDMEGLNAYDAILLSDIGANSLLLHPDVWLRGTTVPNRLQLLKQWTEAGGGLAMIGGYFSFQGIDGKARWHRTAVEDVLPVECLPYDDRLEVPEGFRAAVEANSRHPVLQGLDGEWPVLLGANEVRVRQRPDVEVLARLPEAQGGHPLLVTGEYGKGRTLVWTSDVSPHWLPASFSDWPGYATLWRNALGWLTRS, encoded by the coding sequence TTGGCAAAATCCAACAAGAAAGTCTTGCTTGTCGGCGAGACATGGATGAGCTCTTCGACCCATTTCAAGGGTTTCGACCAATTCGGCAGCGTCACCTTCCACTCAGGCGCCGAGCCCTTGATGAAGGCGCTGGAAGGCAGTGCGTTCGATCTCACCCACATGCCCGCGCATGAGGCGGTGGAAAAGATGCCCTTCGATATGGAAGGGCTCAACGCCTACGACGCGATCCTGCTTTCGGACATCGGCGCGAATTCGCTGCTGCTGCACCCCGATGTCTGGCTGCGCGGAACCACCGTTCCGAACCGCTTGCAGTTGCTCAAGCAATGGACCGAGGCTGGCGGCGGCCTTGCCATGATCGGCGGTTATTTCAGCTTCCAGGGCATTGATGGCAAGGCACGCTGGCACCGCACCGCGGTCGAGGACGTCCTGCCGGTGGAATGCCTGCCCTATGACGACCGGCTGGAGGTCCCCGAAGGCTTCCGCGCGGCTGTCGAGGCCAACAGCAGGCACCCGGTACTTCAGGGGCTGGACGGCGAATGGCCCGTGTTGCTTGGCGCAAACGAGGTGCGCGTGAGACAGCGTCCGGATGTCGAGGTGCTCGCCCGGCTTCCCGAGGCACAGGGCGGTCATCCGCTTCTGGTCACCGGCGAATATGGGAAGGGCAGGACGCTTGTCTGGACCTCCGATGTCAGCCCGCACTGGCTGCCGGCGTCCTTCTCCGACTGGCCCGGCTACGCCACGCTGTGGCGCAACGCCCTTGGCTGGCTGACCAGAAGCTGA
- a CDS encoding nitrilase family protein, translating to MPKQIGEASVTVAIIQMEPRFGETAENVARSIAFMEEAAGKGAQLAVLPELCNTGYVFQNRAEARALAEEIPSGPTTQAWMEAAARLNLHIVAGITERTGEILFNSAVIIGPNGLIGRYRKMHLWGDEALYFSPGDLGFPVFDTPLGRIGCHICYDCWFPESFRLAALQGAEIVCVPTNWVPIPGQDPSREAMANIIVMGAAHSNSVFVAAADRVGTERGQPFIGQSLLVSHTGWPVAGPASPDKEEVLIARVNLADARRKRNWNAFNQVLRDRRTDAYDEMLGSGQRPGWY from the coding sequence ATGCCGAAGCAGATCGGGGAAGCCTCCGTCACCGTCGCCATCATCCAGATGGAGCCGCGCTTCGGCGAGACCGCTGAAAATGTCGCGCGGTCCATCGCCTTCATGGAAGAGGCAGCCGGCAAGGGCGCGCAGCTCGCCGTCCTGCCTGAGCTGTGCAACACCGGCTATGTGTTTCAGAACCGTGCCGAGGCGCGAGCGCTTGCCGAGGAAATCCCCAGCGGGCCGACGACACAGGCCTGGATGGAGGCTGCCGCACGGCTGAACCTTCACATCGTCGCCGGCATCACCGAGCGTACCGGTGAAATCCTGTTCAATTCGGCTGTCATCATCGGCCCGAATGGGCTGATCGGCCGCTATCGCAAGATGCATCTATGGGGTGACGAAGCGCTCTATTTCTCGCCCGGCGATCTCGGCTTTCCCGTCTTCGACACGCCGCTCGGGCGCATCGGCTGCCACATCTGCTACGATTGCTGGTTTCCCGAAAGCTTCCGCCTTGCGGCTTTGCAGGGGGCCGAAATCGTCTGTGTGCCGACCAACTGGGTGCCGATACCCGGCCAGGACCCCAGCCGCGAGGCGATGGCGAACATCATCGTCATGGGGGCGGCTCACTCCAACTCCGTCTTCGTCGCTGCCGCCGATCGGGTCGGGACCGAGCGCGGCCAGCCTTTCATCGGCCAGAGCCTTCTCGTCAGCCATACCGGCTGGCCGGTCGCCGGGCCGGCCTCGCCCGACAAGGAAGAAGTGCTGATCGCCAGGGTCAATCTGGCCGACGCACGGCGCAAGCGCAACTGGAACGCCTTCAACCAGGTATTGCGCGATCGGCGCACCGACGCCTATGACGAGATGCTCGGCAGCGGCCAGCGACCGGGATGGTACTGA